Proteins from a genomic interval of Oncorhynchus clarkii lewisi isolate Uvic-CL-2024 chromosome 13, UVic_Ocla_1.0, whole genome shotgun sequence:
- the LOC139364625 gene encoding all-trans-retinol 13,14-reductase-like gives MWIIVAIICAALAAFVYNYVFRTSGPNPFDIDTREPLKPLVTQKKEKNKVLKQGFLASKVPEKLDAIVIGSGIGGLGLAVLLAKVGKRVLVLEQHDRAGGCCHTFTEKGFEFDVGIHYIGDLLEHKPFRCMLDQLTNGQLQWEPLDNPFDQVVLGPPENRRTYPIYSGRNRFPDELKKFFPGEEAAIDEYMRLVKKAGRSVWFLCLLKLVPVPLAKFLVYTGLANRLSFFFRMASRSVTEVVNELTENNDLRAVFSYIFGTYGNMPKDGSFSMHSLLVCHYLTGAWYPIGGASEIAYHMIPIIEKAGGAVLVRAPVNRILFNDNKEAIGVSVMKGQEEIHVHAPIVISNAGIFNTYQKLLPKELQAMPAIQKQLGMMKNGAGGLSIFLGLTGTKEDLGLKADNYWIFTEHNLDELVVTYLKGNREESARSVPLLFVASPSAKDPTWEERSPGKSTLSLVSFANYEWFEEWKDDKVTNRGTDYNELKQIFCDSILEVVMSVFPKITRDKVEFIEAGTPITNTHYIGAPKGEIYGADHGTARFSAECSATVRPQTPLKNLYLTGQDVFVCGFAGALAGALTCGSVILNRNLHLDTIALAKKTKRVDTKKLE, from the exons ATGTGGATCATTGTAGCAATCATTTGTGCTGCTCTAGCTGCATTCGTATACAACTATGTGTTCCGTACGTCCGGACCAAATCCTTTTGATATCGACACTCGTGAGCCGCTTAAAccactggtcacccaaaagaagGAGAAAAACAAAGTTCTGAAGCAGG GTTTCTTGGCCAGTAAAGTACCCGAGAAACTAGATGCCATTGTCATTGGCAGTGGAATTGGTGGTCTTGGGCTGGCGGTGCTGCTGGCTAAGGTTGGAAAGCGGGTCCTGGTTCTGGAGCAGCATGATCGGGCCGGAGGCTGCTGCCACACCTTTACAGAGAAAGGCTTTGAGTTTGACGTGG GTATCCACTACATTGGGGACCTGTTGGAGCATAAGCCCTTCCGCTGTATGCTTGACCAGCTGACCAATGGTCAGCTGCAGTGGGAGCCGCTGGACAACCCATTTGACCAGGTGGTGCTGGGCCCTCCTGAGAACAGGCGCACATACCCCATCTACAGCGGCAGGAACCGTTTCCCTGACGAGCTGAAGAAGTTCTTCCCTGGGGAGGAGGCGGCCATCGATGAGTACATGAGGCTGGTCAAG AAAGCAGGACGCAGCGTTTGGTTCCTGTGTCTGCTGAAGCTCGTTCCTGTCCCCCTGGCCAAGTTCCTGGTGTACACAGGCCTCGCCAATCGTCTGTCGTTCTTCTTCCGCATGGCGTCTCGCAGCGTGACCGAGGTGGTCAACGAACTGACTGAGAACAATGACCTCAGGGCCGTCTTCAGCTACATCTTTGGCACTTACG GTAACATGCCCAAGGATGGCAGCTTCTCCATGCACAGCCTGCTGGTCTGCCACTACCTGACTGGCGCCTGGTACCCAATAGGAGGAGCCAGTGAGATTGCCTACCACATGATCCCTATCATTGAGAAAGCCGGGGGGGCCGTGCTCGTCCGCGCCCCAGTCAACCGCATCCTATTCAACGACAACAAGGAGGCTATTG GTGTGAGCGTGATGAAGGGTCAGGAGGAGATCCATGTGCATGCTCCAATAGTCATCTCCAACGCCGGCATCTTCAACACCTACCAGAAGCTGCTGCCCAAGGAACTCCAGGCCATGCCAG CCATCCAGAAGCAGCTTGGTATGATGAAAAACGGGGCAGGAGGTCTGAGCATCTTCCTGGGCCTGACTGGAACCAAGGAGGACCTGGGCCTCAAAGCAGACAACTATTGGATCTTCACAGAGCACAACCTGGATGAACT GGTTGTCACCTATCTGAAGGGAAACCGGGAGGAGTCAGCGAGAAGTGTGCCCCTCCTCTTTGTGGCCTCTCCATCAGCCAAAGATCCCACCTGGGAGGAACGATCACCAG GCAAGTCCACCCTGAGTCTGGTGAGCTTTGCTAACTATGAGTGGTTTGAGGAGTGGAAGGATGACAAGGTGACCAACAGAGGGACTGATTACAATGAGCTGAAGCAGATCTTCTGTGACTCGATTCTGGAGGTGGTGATGAGCGTCTTCCCCAAGATTACCAGGGACAAG GTTGAGTTCATCGAGGCTGGAACACCCATAACAAACACGCACTACATTGGAGCCCCTAAAGGGGAGATCTATGGAGCAGACCATGGCACAGCTCGTTTCAGCGCTGAGTGCAGTGCCACCGTGAGACCCCAGACACCCCTGAAGAACCTCTACCTCACAG gtcaggacgtgtttgtgtgtggcttTGCTGGTGCGCTGGCTGGGGCTCTCACCTGTGGTTCTGTCATCCTCAACCGTAACCTGCACTTGGATACCATTGCTCTGGCCAAGAAGACCAAACGTGTCGACACTAAGAAGTTGGAGTAA